The window CACGATGGAGTTGAACGAACAGGTCGGTTATGCCAAGGCTGATGGCTGGGTCGTTGTCGCGCTGCCCGCGGTCGGAGGCGTGGAGGCGGTGATCCTGCTTCCGGACGGCGACCTAGCCGACATCGAACCGACGCTCACCGCCGAAGCCCTTGGCGCACTGCTCAGTGCGCCTGAGTCGACGCAGGTCGCGTTGAGCCTGCCGAAGCTCAAGCTGACCACGCAAGCCGAGCTGTCGATCGCATTGCGGGGGCTCGGGGTGACCACGGTGTTCGGCGACAAAGCGGACCTGTCGGGAATCAGTCCCGACCCGCTCGCCGTGCAATCGATCCTGCACGAGTCGGTGCTGAAGGTCGACGAAGACGGATTCGAGGGCGCGGCGGCGACGGCGGTGATGATGCGGTTGATGTCGATGCCCGCCGAACCGGTAGAGGTGGTCGTGGACAAGCCGTTCCTGTTGCTCGTCCGGCACGTCGACACCGGCGCGGTGTACTTCATGGCGCGGGTCACAGACCCGTCCTGAGTCGAGCTGTCACACCTTCTCGAGGTGTGTCGTCCTCATCGTGAACGGCCCGGATCGGGGGCCGACCTGAGGAGGTCGACATGTCGCGAATCGCTGGTGTCACGCAGAAGGACGCGCCGCTGCTGGTGCGGGCCATGTACTGGTTCGCCAAGCGCCGCTTCGGGGCCGTGCCGGAACCGTTCGCGGTGTCGGCACACCACCGCAAGCTGCTCATCGCCAGTGCTCGACATGAGATGGCGGTGGAGAAGGCGTCGAAGGAACTGCCCGCCAGTGTCCGGGAGCTGGCGGTGTACCGGGTGGCGCAGCAGTTGGGCTGCTCGTGGTGCGTGGACTTCGGCACCATGTTGCAGCGGCACGAGGGGCTGGACATCGAGCGACTGAAAGAGATCGACAACTACGCCGAATCGGATGCCTACAGCGCGCACGAGCGACTCGCCATCGCCTACGCGGACGCGATGACCGCCAGCCCGGGCACCGTGACCGACGAGCAGGTCGCTGAGCTGAAGGAGGCGTTCGGGGAGAAAGGGGTGATCGAACTCAGCTACCAGATCGGCCTGGAGAACAT is drawn from Actinokineospora alba and contains these coding sequences:
- a CDS encoding carboxymuconolactone decarboxylase family protein, whose protein sequence is MSRIAGVTQKDAPLLVRAMYWFAKRRFGAVPEPFAVSAHHRKLLIASARHEMAVEKASKELPASVRELAVYRVAQQLGCSWCVDFGTMLQRHEGLDIERLKEIDNYAESDAYSAHERLAIAYADAMTASPGTVTDEQVAELKEAFGEKGVIELSYQIGLENMRARVNSALGIVDQGFTSGDACRVPTN